In Alteromonas mediterranea DE, a single genomic region encodes these proteins:
- a CDS encoding EAL domain-containing protein, whose translation MAVSSKENVLVLKGKQTLGLSNVISNEPERIATLKRLGLLDTPKDERFDRITRLASSVFNCRYSSITLIDADRQWFKSAVNLELSESGREVAFCNHTISQDDALIIPDTKKDPRFEQNPFVIGEPYVRFYAGVSLVVDGQAVGALCVFDSEPRIFSADEIFQLKSLAEMAQSELCKKEYSALSEQLEEYQTRLAQTQKITNVRSAILEKVVNAESLHSVLFDIVNAIESEYPEKICSILLLEDGKLTKGAAPSLPDFYNDAIDGVEIGEGVGACGNTAATNAPTIVEDISTHTFWHDYKEIAARAGVAACWSQPIRGASTEVIGTFAIYHRYKAVPTPEEVVLIEQFAHIASIAIERERASELIWKQANFDTLTGLPNRNLMLDHLQLALKTADREGDRVAVAFLDLDNFKDINDTLGHDVGDQLLIECAERIKQCLRANDTVSRLGGDEFVVILNSIETLSSIDIVVQKILDVILKPYLINVERVHTSASLGVTLYPDDARDIKGLLKNADQAMYGAKDLGKNSYKYYTQDMQAVAVKRITLLNDLRYAIQNDELFIEYQPITSFKDGKAIKAEALLRWQHPEKGRIAPDEFIPLAEESGLIIEISNWVFEEVCKNVKRWQTHYCRELQICINTSPSQYFQQETSITDWLTRLLDENIAARSILLEVTENLLMEADTNVSKKLFQFRQAGVDIALDDFGTGYSSISYLKKLPTDYLKIDKSFVKTMTDVSNDKVLCEAIIVMAKKLGIKVVAEGVETQEQYDILNNMGCDFGQGYFIARPMSKTNFEAFLKAH comes from the coding sequence ATGGCAGTGTCGAGTAAAGAAAACGTATTAGTGTTAAAAGGAAAGCAAACTTTGGGTCTATCTAATGTCATATCTAATGAGCCTGAGAGGATAGCGACGCTCAAGCGATTGGGTCTGCTGGATACGCCGAAGGATGAGCGCTTCGATAGAATTACACGCTTAGCTAGCAGTGTATTTAACTGTCGTTATTCTTCAATTACGCTAATTGACGCGGACAGACAGTGGTTTAAGTCTGCTGTAAATCTTGAGTTGAGTGAATCGGGTAGAGAAGTCGCGTTTTGCAACCATACTATCTCGCAAGACGACGCATTAATTATCCCAGATACGAAAAAAGATCCGCGCTTTGAACAAAACCCGTTTGTTATTGGTGAACCTTATGTTCGCTTTTACGCAGGTGTAAGCCTTGTTGTGGACGGTCAGGCAGTAGGGGCTTTGTGTGTATTTGATTCAGAGCCACGTATTTTTTCCGCAGACGAAATATTCCAATTAAAAAGTTTAGCGGAGATGGCGCAATCCGAACTATGTAAAAAAGAATACTCAGCGCTGTCGGAGCAACTTGAAGAGTATCAAACTCGGTTGGCACAAACGCAGAAAATTACGAATGTAAGAAGCGCTATATTAGAAAAGGTCGTTAATGCTGAATCGTTACACAGCGTACTGTTTGACATCGTAAATGCTATTGAATCTGAGTATCCAGAAAAAATTTGCAGCATTTTGCTTCTTGAAGATGGGAAGCTCACGAAAGGCGCGGCACCTTCATTGCCTGATTTTTATAACGATGCCATAGATGGTGTAGAAATTGGTGAGGGCGTTGGAGCATGTGGTAACACGGCGGCCACTAACGCGCCAACCATCGTAGAAGACATTAGCACCCATACCTTTTGGCATGACTATAAAGAGATAGCGGCTCGGGCTGGTGTAGCCGCCTGTTGGTCTCAGCCCATTAGAGGTGCCAGCACAGAGGTAATAGGTACATTCGCTATTTATCATCGCTATAAAGCTGTACCCACCCCTGAAGAAGTCGTGCTGATTGAACAATTTGCACATATAGCCAGTATTGCTATTGAACGGGAGCGTGCTAGCGAGCTTATCTGGAAGCAAGCAAACTTCGACACGCTTACGGGCTTACCTAACCGAAACCTGATGCTCGACCACCTCCAGTTAGCTTTAAAAACAGCGGATAGGGAAGGTGACAGAGTGGCAGTCGCTTTTCTCGATTTAGATAATTTTAAGGATATTAATGACACGCTCGGTCATGATGTAGGAGATCAGCTTCTTATTGAATGCGCTGAGCGAATAAAGCAATGTTTAAGAGCCAATGATACCGTTTCCCGGCTAGGTGGAGATGAGTTTGTGGTTATTCTAAACAGTATAGAAACCCTGAGTTCTATCGACATTGTTGTACAGAAAATTCTAGACGTTATTTTAAAGCCATACCTAATAAATGTTGAGCGAGTACATACCAGCGCAAGTTTAGGCGTTACGCTATACCCCGACGACGCTCGTGACATAAAAGGGCTGTTAAAAAACGCGGATCAAGCAATGTACGGGGCTAAAGATCTCGGTAAGAATAGTTATAAATACTATACTCAAGACATGCAAGCGGTTGCCGTCAAGCGCATAACCTTGCTGAACGACCTTCGTTATGCAATTCAAAACGATGAGTTATTCATTGAGTATCAGCCTATCACGTCTTTTAAAGACGGTAAGGCAATCAAAGCAGAAGCGTTACTTAGGTGGCAGCATCCAGAGAAGGGGCGTATTGCGCCAGATGAATTTATTCCCTTAGCGGAAGAGTCGGGCTTAATCATCGAAATCAGCAATTGGGTGTTCGAAGAAGTATGTAAAAATGTGAAGCGCTGGCAAACTCACTATTGTCGTGAATTACAGATATGTATTAATACTTCGCCCAGTCAATATTTTCAGCAAGAAACGAGTATCACTGATTGGCTCACTCGCTTATTGGATGAAAACATTGCGGCACGGTCAATTTTGCTCGAAGTGACAGAAAACCTTCTGATGGAAGCAGATACAAATGTTTCTAAAAAGTTATTTCAATTTAGACAAGCGGGTGTAGATATAGCACTTGATGACTTTGGTACGGGCTACTCGTCGATATCGTATTTGAAAAAGTTGCCTACCGACTACTTAAAAATTGATAAAAGCTTTGTGAAAACGATGACCGACGTTAGTAACGATAAAGTGCTGTGTGAAGCCATTATCGTTATGGCGAAAAAGCTCGGTATCAAAGTGGTTGCTGAAGGTGTCGAAACCCAAGAGCAATATGACATACTCAATAATATGGGCTGTGACTTTGGTCAAGGTTACTTTATTGCTAGGCCGATGAGTAAAACAAATTTTGAAGCTTTTCTGAAAGCTCACTAG
- a CDS encoding DMT family transporter yields MLKPLLLVAIAMVAFAANSLLCRMALAHTSIDPASFTAVRLSSGACALLFLSFVLKHRVLTTGPYKNLWQGLKNNANLLGGLTLFLYALCFSYAYVSMSTGTGALLLFGAVQLTMISFGLASGERFKFLQWLGFILAFAGLVILLLPSASAPPLLAGVIMVAAGMSWGVYSLLGKKSSSALLATSGNFVYATVLCFVLGVVVHFMIGFNLVLDTKGVLYAIASGVVASGCGYAIWYSALPLIKSTTAATVQLSVPVLATLMGWAVLGEQLSLQITIASVMTLGGIYLVIKN; encoded by the coding sequence TTGTTAAAACCACTTTTACTGGTAGCAATTGCCATGGTCGCATTTGCGGCAAACTCACTGCTTTGTAGAATGGCCCTTGCCCATACGTCAATTGATCCAGCTAGTTTTACTGCAGTGCGGTTATCAAGCGGGGCATGCGCGCTGCTGTTCCTATCTTTTGTGTTAAAGCACCGGGTTTTAACCACGGGGCCGTATAAGAATCTATGGCAGGGGCTCAAAAATAATGCAAATTTGCTAGGTGGCCTAACATTATTCTTATATGCCTTATGCTTTTCCTACGCTTATGTGTCGATGTCTACAGGTACCGGTGCGCTGTTGTTATTTGGCGCGGTTCAATTAACCATGATTTCTTTTGGGTTAGCGTCTGGTGAACGTTTTAAGTTCCTCCAATGGCTAGGTTTTATTTTAGCTTTTGCGGGGCTGGTTATCCTACTATTACCTAGCGCGTCGGCGCCGCCGCTATTGGCAGGTGTGATTATGGTTGCTGCTGGGATGTCTTGGGGAGTGTATTCTCTATTAGGCAAAAAAAGTTCGTCTGCGCTTTTAGCTACGTCGGGCAATTTTGTTTACGCCACCGTGTTATGTTTTGTGCTTGGCGTTGTCGTTCATTTTATGATTGGCTTTAACCTAGTTTTAGACACCAAGGGGGTGTTATACGCCATAGCCTCTGGCGTAGTAGCGTCAGGCTGTGGCTATGCTATCTGGTATAGTGCATTACCGCTTATAAAGTCGACAACGGCAGCCACCGTTCAGTTAAGTGTTCCAGTACTTGCCACACTAATGGGGTGGGCCGTTCTAGGAGAGCAACTAAGCTTGCAAATTACCATCGCCTCAGTGATGACGTTAGGCGGTATTTATTTGGTAATAAAAAACTGA
- the purC gene encoding phosphoribosylaminoimidazolesuccinocarboxamide synthase, translated as MEKRDELYRGKAKTVYYTDDSDKLILHFRNDTSAFDGEKIEQLDRKGEVNNKFNHFIMTKLEEAGVATQVEALISDTESLVKKLDMIPVECVVRNLSAGSLVRRLGVEEGQALNPPIFEFFLKNDALHDPMVNDYHILSFGWATQEQIAEMKALTFKVNNVLKALFDDAGMLLVDYKLEFGVDKDGNIVLGDEFTPDGCRLWDKETRKKMDKDRFRQGLGSVVETYIEVAERLGLSL; from the coding sequence ATGGAAAAACGCGACGAGCTTTACCGCGGTAAAGCAAAAACTGTTTATTACACTGATGATAGCGATAAATTAATTCTTCACTTTAGGAACGACACTTCGGCGTTCGACGGTGAAAAAATTGAACAGCTTGATCGCAAAGGTGAAGTAAACAACAAGTTTAATCACTTTATTATGACAAAGCTTGAAGAAGCAGGCGTTGCAACGCAAGTTGAAGCCCTGATTTCTGATACTGAGTCGCTGGTTAAAAAGCTCGACATGATCCCTGTTGAGTGTGTGGTGAGGAACTTATCTGCTGGCTCTTTGGTTCGCAGACTAGGTGTGGAAGAAGGCCAAGCGCTTAACCCACCTATTTTCGAGTTTTTCCTTAAAAATGATGCGCTTCATGACCCTATGGTAAATGACTATCACATTCTGTCATTTGGCTGGGCAACACAAGAGCAAATTGCTGAAATGAAGGCGCTTACGTTTAAAGTGAACAACGTTCTAAAAGCATTGTTTGACGATGCGGGTATGTTGCTAGTCGACTATAAACTCGAGTTTGGTGTCGATAAAGATGGCAACATTGTATTAGGCGATGAATTCACGCCCGATGGCTGTCGTTTGTGGGATAAAGAAACCCGTAAAAAAATGGACAAAGACCGCTTCAGACAAGGGCTAGGCTCGGTTGTTGAAACCTACATTGAAGTAGCTGAGCGTTTAGGTTTATCGCTGTAG
- the bamC gene encoding outer membrane protein assembly factor BamC, giving the protein MKRTLAIASSVAMVALAGCSSQIDRKTASGSYEYLKTKEHKTLEVPSELDAPTFSREFAVPDLGQEADKNLVGKSLMVRSPALVLPLVTGSHVEEGKSSATIWFDQVDDSQPLSQAIWNSLLSYLDEQGIGVDSFSPEDKVLVTDWMVITKEIDGPWYSFADEESEIGRRFEFSLDVKPHGRSAALTVELKDYMQTLGNDVVADVSSMEERREEVEVLNQVIGHYEYQIQLAETRRIARIRQGIQTEMGFNADGDPAYLVEAQYDVAWPRMLLVLRKLGFDVKDLDKSNGLLFVTYNGDQGSWWDGLFTSDSELLEKGDYRLKVAKAGANRTSVTFMDNESVPFEANQVSDLYSAFAEVMSEDNLDI; this is encoded by the coding sequence ATGAAAAGAACGCTGGCTATAGCAAGTTCAGTAGCGATGGTTGCACTTGCAGGTTGTTCAAGCCAAATAGATAGAAAGACCGCGTCGGGTAGCTACGAGTACTTAAAAACTAAAGAACACAAAACGCTAGAAGTACCCTCTGAACTAGATGCGCCAACCTTCTCACGGGAATTTGCAGTACCTGATCTAGGTCAAGAAGCGGACAAAAACTTGGTTGGCAAATCGCTTATGGTCCGCTCGCCTGCGTTGGTTCTCCCGCTTGTGACCGGGTCACATGTTGAAGAGGGTAAAAGCTCCGCCACGATTTGGTTTGACCAAGTTGACGACAGTCAACCGCTAAGTCAGGCGATTTGGAATTCCCTTCTAAGCTATTTAGACGAGCAGGGTATTGGTGTAGATAGCTTCAGTCCAGAAGACAAAGTATTGGTAACCGACTGGATGGTTATCACTAAAGAAATCGATGGCCCTTGGTATAGCTTTGCTGATGAAGAAAGTGAAATTGGCAGGCGCTTCGAGTTCAGCTTGGACGTAAAACCTCACGGTCGCAGTGCGGCTCTTACAGTAGAGCTTAAAGATTACATGCAAACCTTAGGTAACGATGTGGTTGCCGACGTATCTTCAATGGAAGAGCGCCGTGAAGAGGTTGAAGTACTCAACCAAGTTATCGGTCATTATGAATACCAAATTCAATTAGCGGAAACCCGAAGAATTGCGCGTATACGCCAGGGTATTCAAACTGAAATGGGCTTTAATGCTGATGGTGACCCAGCCTACCTCGTTGAAGCGCAGTACGACGTAGCTTGGCCGAGAATGCTTTTAGTTCTTCGTAAGCTTGGTTTTGACGTCAAAGATTTAGATAAATCTAACGGCCTACTATTTGTTACTTACAATGGTGATCAAGGTAGTTGGTGGGATGGTTTATTCACAAGCGATAGCGAATTACTTGAAAAAGGTGATTATCGCTTAAAAGTTGCAAAAGCGGGTGCGAATCGCACGTCTGTTACTTTCATGGACAATGAAAGTGTACCGTTTGAAGCAAATCAGGTTTCCGACCTTTACAGTGCCTTCGCTGAGGTCATGTCAGAAGATAATCTTGATATATAA
- a CDS encoding glycine cleavage system protein R, translating into MPKHQLIVTILGTDNSGILSEIATTVSEAQCNILDSRQAIYGKEFSLTMIIEGTQSAITKAECILPALFQRLDLLSMMKRTSHHEKQNLAHLFNVEFSGEDAAGLIKAVTGFFAERQAMLSAFRQRTYKDKATGKDNMQCKFVVSLPPNENVDDLESDLMALFTSLNVTGKVQDTQKKDPNENVTSW; encoded by the coding sequence ATGCCGAAACACCAACTTATCGTGACCATACTAGGTACAGACAACAGTGGCATATTGAGCGAAATTGCCACCACGGTATCTGAAGCCCAGTGCAATATTCTTGATAGTAGGCAAGCCATCTATGGCAAGGAGTTTTCTTTGACCATGATCATTGAAGGTACGCAAAGCGCTATAACAAAGGCAGAGTGCATTTTACCCGCTTTGTTTCAACGTCTAGATTTATTATCCATGATGAAACGCACGAGCCATCATGAAAAGCAAAATCTTGCCCACCTTTTTAATGTCGAATTCAGTGGCGAAGACGCCGCTGGGTTGATTAAAGCGGTAACGGGCTTTTTTGCAGAGCGGCAAGCTATGTTAAGTGCATTCAGGCAGCGTACGTATAAAGATAAAGCCACGGGCAAAGACAACATGCAGTGTAAATTCGTTGTTTCGCTTCCGCCGAATGAAAATGTAGATGACTTAGAATCTGATCTAATGGCCCTGTTCACTTCGTTAAATGTGACAGGTAAAGTACAAGACACACAAAAAAAGGATCCCAATGAAAACGTTACAAGCTGGTGA
- the bcp gene encoding thioredoxin-dependent thiol peroxidase, translating to MKTLQAGDKAPQFSLQNQDDQTVSLSDYAGKKVLVYFYPKAMTPGCTVQAQGLRDVNDELKEKNVVVLGISPDAVKRLPKFIEKENLNFTLLSDEDHAVADAFGVWGPKKFMGKEYDGIHRLTFLIDENGVVEHVFNKFKTKEHHTVVLDYLNS from the coding sequence ATGAAAACGTTACAAGCTGGTGATAAAGCGCCGCAATTCTCATTGCAGAACCAAGATGATCAAACCGTATCGCTCTCAGACTACGCAGGTAAAAAAGTCCTCGTTTATTTTTACCCTAAAGCAATGACGCCCGGCTGTACTGTTCAGGCACAAGGTTTGCGCGATGTAAACGATGAACTAAAAGAGAAAAACGTAGTTGTATTAGGTATCAGCCCCGATGCGGTAAAGCGTTTGCCGAAGTTCATTGAGAAAGAAAACCTCAACTTCACCTTGCTGTCAGATGAAGACCACGCGGTGGCGGATGCATTTGGCGTGTGGGGGCCTAAGAAGTTTATGGGCAAAGAGTACGACGGCATTCATCGCCTCACTTTTCTTATCGACGAAAACGGCGTTGTTGAGCATGTGTTTAATAAGTTTAAAACCAAAGAACATCACACGGTTGTGTTGGACTATTTGAACAGCTAA
- a CDS encoding AI-2E family transporter produces MFSVFGRWYRRKFSDPDAAMLLILILLTTAVLLLWGELIMPVLVAAVIAYLLDWPVCRLVNVGLGRTIACGIVMVGFITITILTLVGLVPIISKQSVNLIQETPLIWQKAQEWILTLPDKYPDYVQVSQIHQMMEGINEKLVEVGETLISASFSNIANLAALLVYVILVPLMVFFMLKDKLFFLDGISRLLPKERRLITQVGHEMNSQIANYIRGKVIEIIIVGVVSCVTFVLMDLRYAILLGVLVGFSVLIPYIGAAVVTIPVAVVAMFQWGISPEFWYLMIAYGIIQALDGNLLVPLLFSEAVSLHPLYIIVAVLVFGGLWGFWGVFFAIPLATLVKAVVTAWSSNPVVIPEEAK; encoded by the coding sequence ATGTTTAGCGTTTTTGGTCGATGGTACCGACGCAAATTTTCCGATCCTGATGCAGCAATGCTGCTTATTCTTATTCTTCTGACTACCGCAGTGCTTTTACTGTGGGGCGAATTAATCATGCCAGTGCTTGTAGCTGCGGTCATTGCGTATCTACTCGATTGGCCGGTGTGTCGCTTGGTTAATGTTGGGCTTGGGAGAACGATAGCCTGTGGTATTGTCATGGTTGGCTTTATCACTATCACAATTCTAACGCTTGTGGGTTTGGTACCCATAATTTCAAAGCAAAGCGTTAACCTCATTCAGGAAACCCCGCTTATCTGGCAAAAGGCCCAAGAGTGGATTTTAACGCTGCCAGACAAGTACCCAGACTATGTGCAGGTATCTCAAATACATCAAATGATGGAAGGGATTAACGAGAAGCTTGTTGAAGTGGGTGAAACCCTGATTTCTGCCTCATTTAGTAACATTGCAAATCTAGCAGCGCTACTTGTATATGTCATTCTGGTACCGTTAATGGTGTTCTTTATGTTAAAAGATAAGCTGTTTTTTTTAGACGGCATCTCCCGTCTTTTGCCTAAAGAGCGTCGTCTTATTACCCAGGTAGGGCATGAAATGAATTCTCAAATTGCGAACTATATTCGCGGTAAGGTTATTGAGATTATTATCGTTGGTGTGGTGAGTTGCGTAACATTTGTACTGATGGATTTACGCTACGCCATTTTACTCGGCGTGCTGGTGGGGTTTTCAGTACTTATTCCTTATATTGGCGCGGCGGTGGTAACGATACCTGTTGCCGTTGTTGCAATGTTTCAGTGGGGGATATCGCCTGAGTTTTGGTATCTCATGATAGCTTACGGCATTATACAAGCCCTTGATGGTAACTTGTTAGTCCCTTTACTTTTCTCTGAAGCCGTAAGCTTGCACCCACTTTATATCATTGTTGCTGTATTGGTCTTTGGCGGCCTTTGGGGGTTCTGGGGGGTATTTTTCGCCATACCGCTGGCAACCTTGGTAAAAGCTGTGGTTACTGCGTGGTCTAGCAACCCTGTGGTAATCCCAGAAGAAGCGAAATAA
- a CDS encoding M48 family metalloprotease translates to MRKKFSASLVALSFVLTSSITAVAQDANYSNKNALPEIGVVASDAISLDKEMIVGDAVMRQMRGQSPVISDPVLDEYLQDVGNRLVVHADNAKFPFEFFWVNNDAINAFAFFGGHIGVHTGLMRRAENESELASVLAHEISHVTQRHIARRMQAQQRSSPLALASLIGGVLIAMANPEAGIAAMQAGSAASAQLQIDYTRSNEQEADRIGIAMLARAGFDPNAAASFFSTMAEEYRMVSRPPARLLTHPLTESRIADARNRAGDYPRRYLPINKQFELAKARIKARYSFEPDYAVEYYEAAVEQNVQRSKEASLYGLALAYMRDDKTEKAKKIMDELIAGDSSNLFYLDAMTDIHISLGEPLKAVNLLKPHVTHNPRNQVLALNQANAYISAQNYDEAISLLKDFLLVNKDYQIAHQLMSEAYQKSKRFSQMHQSKAEVYALYGAYNRAVDELQYAYNFAGDDHLIKQRIRARIKQFRDQEERLERL, encoded by the coding sequence ATGAGAAAAAAGTTTTCAGCATCTTTAGTTGCCCTCTCCTTCGTGCTCACTTCGAGTATTACAGCTGTAGCGCAAGATGCCAATTACAGTAATAAAAACGCATTGCCTGAAATTGGTGTGGTTGCCTCAGATGCAATATCGCTAGACAAGGAAATGATTGTCGGTGATGCGGTTATGCGCCAAATGCGCGGTCAAAGCCCCGTTATTTCCGATCCCGTGCTTGACGAATATCTGCAGGACGTCGGTAATCGTCTTGTGGTTCATGCCGATAATGCAAAGTTTCCCTTTGAATTCTTTTGGGTGAATAACGATGCCATTAATGCCTTCGCTTTTTTCGGCGGTCATATTGGTGTTCACACGGGGCTTATGCGCCGAGCTGAGAATGAAAGTGAATTAGCTTCAGTACTGGCTCACGAAATCTCTCACGTGACCCAGCGTCACATTGCCAGGCGCATGCAGGCGCAGCAGCGCTCGTCTCCCTTGGCATTAGCTTCACTCATTGGCGGCGTACTTATTGCTATGGCCAACCCTGAAGCGGGTATCGCGGCTATGCAAGCAGGGTCTGCTGCATCCGCTCAGCTACAAATAGACTATACCCGCTCTAACGAACAAGAAGCCGACCGCATTGGTATAGCTATGTTGGCGCGCGCAGGTTTTGATCCCAACGCCGCAGCGTCTTTTTTCTCAACCATGGCAGAAGAGTATCGCATGGTTTCACGTCCGCCAGCGCGCTTATTAACTCACCCATTAACAGAAAGTCGTATCGCAGATGCGAGAAACCGTGCCGGCGATTATCCGCGCCGTTATTTGCCCATTAATAAACAGTTTGAGCTTGCTAAGGCGCGCATAAAAGCGCGTTATTCCTTTGAGCCTGACTACGCAGTGGAATACTATGAGGCAGCAGTCGAACAAAATGTTCAGCGCAGTAAAGAAGCGTCGCTTTATGGATTGGCACTGGCGTATATGCGCGATGATAAAACTGAAAAAGCAAAAAAAATCATGGACGAACTTATTGCAGGTGACAGCAGCAACCTCTTTTATCTTGATGCAATGACAGACATTCATATTTCGCTTGGCGAGCCACTTAAAGCGGTTAACTTGCTCAAACCACATGTTACGCATAACCCAAGAAATCAAGTTTTAGCACTTAACCAAGCGAATGCCTACATCAGTGCTCAAAATTACGATGAAGCGATTTCGCTGTTAAAAGACTTTTTACTGGTTAATAAGGATTATCAAATTGCTCATCAGTTAATGAGTGAGGCATATCAAAAATCGAAGCGCTTTTCACAAATGCATCAAAGCAAAGCGGAAGTCTATGCGCTTTATGGCGCCTACAACCGCGCCGTAGATGAGTTACAGTATGCCTACAACTTCGCCGGCGATGATCATTTAATAAAGCAAAGAATTAGAGCAAGAATAAAGCAATTTAGAGATCAAGAAGAACGGCTAGAACGCCTGTAG
- a CDS encoding TlpA family protein disulfide reductase: MGLLKAKANTNKLKPLLTLLLLVTAAMGGIFTYQHLQHDFETLEGRTYSWSTLKGQWVVVNYFAPWCAPCLREMPELAKFNASLPSNTKLFAVNYDLKTLSELKEMTEKYNITIPVIVSSQSTALPMEKPPYLPATFIIGPEGKVVDTIMGELTAAHLTQRLQALRRE, translated from the coding sequence ATGGGGTTATTAAAAGCAAAGGCCAATACAAACAAACTAAAGCCGCTTTTAACTCTGCTGTTATTAGTGACGGCGGCCATGGGCGGGATTTTTACGTATCAGCACCTTCAGCATGATTTTGAAACCTTAGAAGGGCGAACATATAGCTGGAGCACACTAAAAGGCCAGTGGGTTGTAGTAAACTATTTCGCTCCTTGGTGCGCACCGTGTTTACGAGAAATGCCGGAACTTGCTAAATTTAATGCATCACTGCCAAGCAATACTAAGCTCTTCGCTGTTAACTACGACCTGAAAACACTCTCTGAGCTAAAAGAGATGACAGAAAAATATAATATTACCATTCCGGTTATAGTGAGTTCACAGAGTACGGCGCTTCCTATGGAGAAACCGCCCTATTTGCCGGCCACTTTTATTATAGGGCCAGAGGGGAAGGTCGTTGACACTATAATGGGTGAATTAACCGCTGCGCATTTAACTCAGCGCCTTCAAGCTTTAAGGCGCGAGTAA
- the arsC gene encoding arsenate reductase (glutaredoxin) (This arsenate reductase requires both glutathione and glutaredoxin to convert arsenate to arsenite, after which the efflux transporter formed by ArsA and ArsB can extrude the arsenite from the cell, providing resistance.), which yields MTDITIIHNPRCSKSRQTLALLEEKGLSPVVVQYLKEPLNASALKDIFKKLNVESVREMMRTKENEYKDANLGDETLSDDDLFNAMEATPKLIERPIVIKGDSARIGRPPESVLEIL from the coding sequence ATGACAGACATTACTATAATTCACAATCCTCGCTGTTCTAAAAGCAGACAGACACTAGCGCTGCTAGAAGAAAAAGGGTTATCGCCCGTGGTTGTTCAGTATCTAAAAGAGCCTCTCAACGCCTCAGCGCTTAAAGACATATTTAAAAAACTTAACGTTGAATCGGTTAGAGAGATGATGCGTACAAAGGAAAACGAATATAAAGACGCCAATTTAGGCGACGAAACACTGTCTGATGACGACCTGTTTAACGCGATGGAAGCAACGCCAAAGCTCATCGAACGCCCTATCGTTATAAAAGGTGATAGTGCGCGAATTGGGCGCCCACCTGAATCGGTGTTGGAAATACTATAG